Proteins encoded within one genomic window of Candidatus Cloacimonadota bacterium:
- the pta gene encoding phosphate acetyltransferase has translation MDILTELKAKAKHIEGRIVLPESADTRTLQAADIVLAEGLADIILVGKPEEIKAREKILDLNLSRATVIDPASFAEIGKFADFYYEKRKEKGITREQAAQTVLNELYFGALLVKFGHADGMVAGAVNTTADVLRAALQVVGVTSGVKTVSSCFIMVVNDYMLEERVYLFADCAVVPDPDAEQLADIAISTASTRRAILGDEPKVALLSFSTRGSAQHEKVEKVQQTVKILGERRVDFAFDGEMQLDAAIVPHIARMKAPDSKVAGQANTLVFPDLQSGNIGYKLVQRFAKAEAIGPIIQGLDAPVCDLSRGSSRDDIVHTCVLVLLMANQNKSKGN, from the coding sequence ATGGACATCCTCACAGAGTTAAAGGCCAAAGCCAAACACATCGAAGGCCGGATCGTTCTGCCTGAAAGCGCCGACACCCGCACCCTGCAGGCCGCGGACATAGTTTTGGCAGAAGGTTTGGCCGACATCATCCTGGTGGGCAAGCCGGAAGAGATCAAAGCCCGGGAGAAGATCCTGGACCTGAACCTCAGCCGCGCCACCGTCATCGACCCGGCCAGTTTTGCCGAGATCGGCAAATTCGCCGATTTCTACTACGAAAAGCGCAAGGAAAAGGGCATCACTCGCGAGCAGGCAGCCCAGACAGTGCTGAATGAACTTTACTTCGGAGCCCTGCTGGTGAAATTCGGCCACGCCGACGGCATGGTGGCCGGCGCGGTTAACACCACGGCCGACGTCCTGCGCGCCGCCCTGCAGGTAGTGGGCGTTACCAGCGGCGTGAAAACCGTTTCCAGCTGTTTCATCATGGTGGTGAACGACTACATGCTGGAGGAACGGGTCTATCTGTTCGCGGATTGCGCCGTGGTGCCGGATCCGGACGCGGAACAGCTGGCAGATATCGCCATCAGCACGGCATCCACGCGCAGAGCCATTTTGGGCGACGAGCCCAAAGTCGCGCTGCTGTCTTTCTCCACCCGGGGCAGCGCGCAGCACGAAAAAGTGGAAAAAGTGCAGCAAACCGTGAAAATCCTCGGCGAACGCAGGGTTGATTTCGCTTTTGACGGCGAGATGCAGCTGGACGCGGCGATCGTTCCCCACATCGCCAGGATGAAAGCCCCGGACAGCAAGGTGGCCGGACAGGCCAACACCCTTGTTTTCCCGGACCTGCAGTCCGGCAACATCGGCTACAAACTGGTGCAGCGCTTCGCCAAAGCCGAAGCCATCGGCCCCATCATCCAGGGCCTGGACGCCCCCGTTTGCGACCTTTCCCGGGGCAGTTCACGCGACGACATCGTTCACACCTGCGTGCTAGTGCTGCTGATGGCCAACCAGAACAAGAGCAAAGGAAACTGA
- a CDS encoding pyridoxal phosphate-dependent aminotransferase: MAIKISNRVKLVKPSPTLTLSARAKEMKAAGIDVVNFGVGEPDFNTPEYIKRSAQAAIENNFTRYTANAGIIELRQAICAKLQRDNGLSYEPKQVLVSPGAKASILNILIAVCDSQDQVLMPAPYWVSYPYQAMLANAEPVIVPTFEQDSYKLTAASLEQAVAANPCAKALLLNSPNNPTGAVYTRQELEAIAAICVDKDILVVSDEIYERLVYDGIKHVSIASLNEEIKARTVVINGVSKAYAMTGWRLGYAAGPAHIIAAAARVQEHATSCVNSITQKACVTALAEEDDSIEKMRAEFEKRRDFLYAELGNLPHVSCFKPQGAFYIMPNIDWYLNNNSQGITDGDQFCQVLLEKHHVALVSGASFGIPSNVRFSYANSMENLQKGVTRFAQFLSELTPLTT, translated from the coding sequence ATGGCGATCAAGATATCCAACCGGGTCAAACTGGTAAAACCCTCCCCCACTCTCACCCTGTCCGCCAGAGCCAAAGAGATGAAGGCCGCCGGCATCGACGTGGTCAATTTCGGCGTCGGAGAACCCGATTTCAACACGCCCGAATACATCAAAAGATCGGCCCAGGCCGCCATAGAGAACAATTTCACCCGCTATACCGCCAACGCCGGCATCATCGAGCTTCGCCAGGCCATCTGCGCCAAGCTTCAGCGCGACAACGGCCTCAGCTACGAGCCCAAACAAGTCCTGGTCTCGCCCGGCGCCAAGGCGTCCATCCTGAACATCCTGATCGCGGTCTGTGATTCCCAGGACCAGGTGCTGATGCCAGCCCCCTATTGGGTCAGCTACCCCTACCAGGCCATGCTGGCCAACGCCGAACCGGTGATAGTCCCCACCTTTGAGCAAGATTCTTACAAACTCACCGCTGCTTCCCTGGAACAAGCCGTCGCGGCCAATCCCTGCGCCAAAGCGCTGCTGCTGAACAGCCCCAATAACCCCACCGGAGCCGTTTACACCCGGCAGGAGCTGGAAGCCATCGCCGCCATCTGCGTGGATAAGGACATCCTGGTGGTTTCGGACGAGATCTACGAACGCCTGGTTTACGACGGCATCAAGCACGTTTCCATCGCCTCCCTGAACGAGGAGATCAAAGCCCGCACCGTGGTGATCAACGGTGTTTCGAAAGCCTATGCCATGACTGGCTGGAGGCTTGGCTACGCCGCGGGCCCGGCCCACATCATCGCCGCCGCCGCCAGGGTTCAGGAACACGCCACTTCCTGCGTGAACTCCATCACCCAGAAGGCCTGCGTGACCGCCCTGGCCGAAGAGGACGACTCCATCGAAAAGATGCGCGCGGAATTTGAAAAACGCCGCGATTTTCTCTACGCCGAGCTTGGCAATCTGCCCCACGTGTCCTGTTTCAAACCACAGGGCGCGTTCTACATCATGCCAAACATCGATTGGTACCTGAACAACAACAGCCAGGGCATCACAGATGGAGACCAGTTTTGCCAGGTCCTGCTCGAGAAGCACCACGTGGCCCTTGTGTCCGGCGCTTCCTTCGGCATTCCATCCAACGTCAGGTTTTCCTATGCCAACAGCATGGAAAACCTCCAAAAAGGCGTTACCCGCTTCGCTCAATTCCTCAGCGAACTCACACCCTTAACAACATAG
- a CDS encoding PfkB family carbohydrate kinase produces the protein MSLVIVGSIALDTIETPLGKVEEALGGSAVYGSLAASYFAPTYIVGVVGDDYPARGIELLRAHKVNLDGLETRPGKTFRWSGTYRQWNQADTLSTDLNVFADFSPQLPPSCRCCRSLLLANIHPQLQLQVLDQIESYQWVACDTMNYWISLCPELLTEVIRRVDIVFINEDEIRQYSGLDNVFAAGRQLLGMGVKAVVIKRGEYGSVTVLPDDLFFAPAWPVEQVQDPTGAGDSFAGGFMSYLATQDQLSKNAIRNAVRFGTVLAAKNVSAFSVDGLVNLEFSELQHKVHQLRNWA, from the coding sequence ATGAGTTTGGTGATCGTGGGCTCGATCGCCCTGGATACGATCGAAACTCCGCTTGGCAAGGTGGAAGAGGCTTTGGGCGGTTCCGCCGTTTACGGCTCTCTGGCCGCTTCCTATTTTGCCCCCACCTACATTGTGGGCGTGGTGGGCGATGATTACCCCGCCCGCGGGATCGAACTGCTGCGAGCGCACAAGGTCAATCTGGACGGCCTGGAAACCAGGCCGGGAAAGACCTTCCGCTGGAGCGGGACCTACCGCCAGTGGAATCAGGCCGACACCCTGAGCACCGATCTGAACGTCTTCGCGGACTTTTCGCCCCAGCTGCCCCCCTCCTGCAGATGCTGCCGCAGCCTCCTTCTGGCGAACATCCATCCCCAACTGCAGCTGCAGGTGCTGGACCAGATCGAAAGCTACCAATGGGTGGCCTGCGACACCATGAACTACTGGATATCCCTGTGTCCGGAACTCCTGACCGAAGTGATCCGCAGGGTGGACATCGTCTTCATCAATGAGGACGAGATCCGCCAGTATTCAGGGCTGGACAACGTCTTTGCCGCCGGACGCCAGCTGCTGGGCATGGGCGTGAAGGCCGTGGTGATCAAACGCGGCGAATACGGCAGCGTGACAGTTTTACCCGACGACCTGTTTTTCGCGCCGGCCTGGCCGGTGGAGCAGGTGCAGGACCCCACCGGCGCCGGAGACAGCTTCGCCGGAGGTTTCATGAGCTATCTCGCCACCCAGGACCAGCTCAGCAAAAACGCCATCCGCAACGCCGTGCGGTTCGGCACCGTGCTCGCGGCCAAAAACGTTTCCGCCTTCAGCGTGGACGGCCTGGTCAACCTGGAATTCTCGGAATTGCAGCATAAAGTGCACCAGCTGCGCAACTGGGCCTGA
- the purM gene encoding phosphoribosylformylglycinamidine cyclo-ligase, protein MTQDTLDYRGSGVDVEAGERAVDAIRAVVKSTYNANVLSELGSFGGLFRFPQNQYNEPILVSSTDGVGTKLRVAIKARRFDSIGQDLVNHCVNDILVQGALPLFFLDYIGLGKLEAAMVTQIISGMAKACSENGCALIGGEMAEMPGIYQSGDFDLVGTIVGVVDKEHLLPAARIQKGDILIGIPSSGLHTNGYSLARRIVFDRLGLDITDRVPELDATVEDLLLSVHRSYLPLLKPLLRDERLHGLAHITGGGIPGNLKRIIPEGLCAFVSYAEREIPPLFNWLQNAGGLSRETMLESFNLGIGMIAVIDPAFSSEFITATSALVIGEIDETRVPGTKVQIID, encoded by the coding sequence ATGACGCAAGATACTTTGGACTACCGTGGTTCGGGGGTGGACGTCGAAGCCGGAGAACGCGCCGTGGATGCCATCCGCGCGGTGGTGAAAAGCACCTACAACGCCAATGTGCTCAGCGAACTGGGCAGTTTCGGCGGCTTGTTCCGCTTTCCGCAAAACCAGTACAACGAGCCCATCCTGGTCTCCAGCACCGACGGCGTGGGCACCAAACTCCGCGTGGCGATCAAGGCCCGGCGCTTCGACAGCATCGGCCAGGACCTGGTGAACCATTGCGTAAACGACATTCTTGTCCAGGGCGCCCTGCCCCTGTTTTTTCTCGATTACATCGGCCTCGGCAAGCTCGAAGCGGCCATGGTGACCCAGATCATCTCCGGCATGGCCAAAGCCTGTTCCGAAAACGGCTGCGCCCTCATCGGCGGCGAGATGGCCGAAATGCCCGGCATCTACCAAAGCGGCGATTTCGACCTGGTGGGCACAATTGTGGGCGTAGTGGACAAAGAGCATCTGCTGCCGGCCGCCAGGATCCAAAAGGGCGATATCCTGATCGGGATCCCCAGCAGCGGCCTGCACACCAACGGCTATTCCCTGGCCCGCAGGATCGTGTTCGACCGCCTTGGCCTGGACATAACCGACAGGGTTCCCGAACTGGACGCCACTGTCGAGGACCTGCTGCTCAGCGTGCACCGCAGCTATCTTCCTCTGCTGAAGCCACTCTTACGCGATGAGCGCCTGCATGGCCTGGCCCACATCACCGGCGGCGGCATTCCTGGAAACCTCAAACGGATCATCCCGGAAGGCCTCTGCGCCTTTGTAAGCTACGCCGAACGCGAGATCCCGCCCCTCTTCAACTGGCTGCAAAACGCGGGCGGACTGAGCCGCGAGACCATGCTGGAAAGCTTCAATCTGGGCATCGGCATGATCGCCGTGATCGATCCTGCCTTTAGCTCAGAATTCATAACTGCCACCTCAGCCCTGGTGATCGGCGAGATCGACGAAACCCGCGTTCCGGGCACAAAAGTTCAGATCATCGACTGA
- a CDS encoding carboxypeptidase regulatory-like domain-containing protein, which produces MRKTALILLILLIGCATFLEAATTGRLAIRVRDNGGKPLEFVNIVVMKGNQRITGGQTDAKGSKILINIPPGMYTVKVSLLGYDSITYNDVRIQVDQTASLSPVMKKAGVKIATVTVTVPQDKVGKDRTSSERQIEMDRMGDVSVGDVAGIVALQAGVSNIGGELHIRGGRANEINFTVDGMSVSDPVDGGSALQVDTDAISDMKVMTGGFPAEYGNAQSGVINIVTKDGDPFYSGKIEYNTDHLITSGRNSDVVKFAFGGPIWPLGTEDLRERLTFYINGGGEWQDGRLKDYYIADPMSDYMFSNRQLLEYEYPLNDPYADRNSILGIDTGNRNYNAYNVNLKTKYVLNATQRITLAARGDRSLDYPFSWDSRYALDNYAVSETEQRQYIATYDHVFNSSMNLKVKGSYYQKDSNTGPRGIDRGNYLYMYQGLDPENPGEDYVDNVLLGNQGWNSVDHNSDGVYSPDYNGDGISDADYLDSSFWTYRIASVEDPRVITGFAPPGSIYQFFQNDLTSSVNARADFEWQVNDTHLAKTGLEVIKHSIKKDQLQNFLNIYEDRFQASLKRKWDDMANFVPVFDSLGNVTNVPDELYSIYATDEGALIPIYNPEDYFKAAQEASGKRDGYQADPWQVAYYIQDKMEWEGMIVNAGLRFDLWYLGNKYKVLQDDASYREVEFDKDERWQLMLSPRLGVSHPITDRDVLRFAYNYQNQLPQMQYIFTSKTPADANVSDQTITVGNTELEPQITVTYEVGLSHQLSDDYVVDMTAYYKNLYNYVSTMKVTKPGEEQIFWYQFISEDYGSARGIDIQLEKLMSNFNNWSVAYSLAWAQGNNSSTVIQDEATNLREFPLDWDVRHNLSLNYTFRIGRGEEFFVPFTDYILPLDDLSANINWSFASGAPYTPQSMEGNSLLDTNSARKKFTHQANLRLTKGITLSQKMNIRLFMDVENLFGTRNVYTVYPKTGSELYNGEDISDSNTGYTYPEVQYVYDKYIQNPGFWSNYRGITFGVSFNF; this is translated from the coding sequence ATGCGAAAAACTGCATTGATCCTGCTGATACTGCTAATCGGTTGCGCCACTTTTTTGGAAGCAGCCACAACCGGACGCCTCGCGATTCGCGTGCGAGACAACGGAGGTAAACCACTTGAATTCGTGAACATTGTTGTCATGAAAGGGAACCAACGGATCACCGGTGGTCAGACCGACGCCAAGGGAAGCAAGATTCTCATCAACATCCCGCCCGGGATGTACACCGTGAAAGTTTCTCTGCTTGGCTACGACTCCATCACCTACAACGATGTTCGCATCCAGGTTGACCAGACTGCCAGTCTGTCGCCTGTGATGAAAAAAGCCGGCGTGAAAATTGCCACCGTGACGGTTACCGTGCCACAGGACAAGGTGGGTAAAGACCGTACCTCGTCTGAACGCCAGATCGAAATGGACCGCATGGGCGATGTTTCCGTGGGTGACGTGGCCGGGATCGTGGCTTTGCAGGCTGGTGTTTCCAACATCGGCGGCGAGCTGCACATCCGCGGCGGACGCGCCAACGAGATCAACTTCACCGTGGACGGCATGTCGGTTTCCGACCCCGTGGACGGCGGCAGCGCCCTGCAGGTGGATACCGACGCCATCAGCGACATGAAAGTGATGACCGGCGGTTTCCCTGCTGAATACGGCAACGCCCAGTCCGGCGTGATCAACATCGTCACCAAGGACGGCGATCCTTTCTATTCCGGAAAGATCGAATACAACACGGATCATCTCATCACCTCCGGCAGGAATTCAGACGTGGTCAAATTCGCCTTTGGAGGCCCCATCTGGCCTCTGGGCACGGAAGACCTGCGCGAACGCCTCACCTTCTACATCAACGGCGGCGGTGAATGGCAGGACGGCCGTTTGAAAGACTATTACATCGCGGACCCGATGAGCGATTACATGTTCAGCAACCGGCAGCTGCTGGAATACGAATATCCGCTCAACGATCCCTATGCCGACAGGAACAGCATTCTGGGCATCGACACCGGCAACCGCAATTACAATGCCTACAACGTGAACCTGAAAACCAAGTATGTGCTCAACGCCACCCAGCGCATCACTTTGGCCGCCCGCGGCGACCGCTCTTTGGATTATCCCTTTTCCTGGGACAGCCGCTACGCGCTGGACAACTATGCCGTGAGCGAAACCGAACAGAGGCAGTACATCGCCACCTACGACCACGTGTTCAATTCCAGCATGAACCTCAAGGTGAAAGGCAGTTATTACCAAAAAGACAGCAACACTGGACCCCGCGGGATCGACCGCGGCAACTACCTCTACATGTATCAGGGCCTGGATCCCGAAAATCCCGGCGAAGACTACGTGGACAACGTGCTGCTGGGCAACCAGGGCTGGAACAGCGTGGACCATAACTCCGACGGCGTGTACAGCCCGGACTACAACGGCGACGGCATCAGCGACGCCGACTATCTGGACTCCTCCTTCTGGACCTACCGCATTGCCAGCGTGGAAGACCCGCGCGTGATCACAGGCTTCGCGCCTCCCGGCTCCATCTACCAGTTCTTCCAAAATGACCTCACCAGTTCCGTCAACGCCCGTGCCGATTTCGAATGGCAGGTGAACGACACCCATCTGGCCAAGACAGGTTTGGAAGTGATCAAGCACTCGATCAAGAAAGACCAGCTGCAGAATTTCCTGAACATCTATGAAGATCGTTTCCAGGCCAGCCTGAAGCGCAAATGGGACGATATGGCCAATTTCGTGCCCGTGTTTGATTCCCTGGGTAACGTTACCAACGTGCCGGACGAGCTTTATTCGATTTACGCGACCGATGAAGGGGCCCTGATCCCCATCTACAATCCCGAAGACTATTTCAAAGCCGCTCAGGAAGCCTCCGGCAAGCGAGACGGCTATCAAGCCGATCCCTGGCAGGTGGCCTATTACATTCAGGACAAGATGGAATGGGAAGGCATGATCGTGAATGCCGGCCTGCGTTTTGACCTCTGGTACCTGGGCAACAAATACAAGGTGCTGCAAGACGACGCCAGCTACCGCGAGGTTGAGTTCGACAAAGACGAACGCTGGCAGCTGATGCTGTCCCCGCGCCTGGGCGTTTCGCACCCCATCACGGACCGCGACGTGCTGCGCTTTGCCTACAACTATCAGAACCAATTGCCTCAGATGCAATACATCTTCACCTCCAAGACTCCCGCCGACGCCAACGTTTCCGACCAGACCATCACGGTTGGCAACACCGAGCTGGAGCCGCAGATCACCGTGACCTACGAAGTGGGCCTTTCCCACCAGCTTTCCGACGACTACGTGGTGGACATGACCGCCTACTATAAAAACCTCTACAACTACGTGAGCACGATGAAAGTCACCAAGCCCGGTGAAGAGCAGATCTTCTGGTATCAGTTCATTTCCGAGGACTACGGTTCCGCCCGCGGGATCGACATCCAGCTGGAAAAACTGATGTCCAACTTCAACAACTGGTCGGTTGCCTACTCTCTGGCCTGGGCGCAGGGGAACAACTCCTCCACCGTGATCCAGGACGAAGCCACCAATCTGCGTGAATTTCCGCTGGACTGGGACGTGCGCCATAACCTGAGCCTGAACTACACTTTCAGGATCGGCCGCGGCGAGGAATTTTTCGTTCCCTTCACGGACTACATCCTGCCCCTGGACGACCTGAGCGCAAACATCAACTGGAGCTTTGCCTCCGGCGCGCCCTACACGCCGCAAAGCATGGAAGGAAACAGTCTGCTGGACACCAACAGCGCCCGCAAGAAATTCACCCATCAGGCCAACCTGCGCCTTACCAAAGGCATCACCCTGTCCCAGAAAATGAACATCCGCCTCTTCATGGACGTGGAAAACCTCTTCGGCACCAGAAACGTGTACACCGTGTATCCCAAAACCGGAAGTGAACTTTACAACGGCGAGGACATTTCCGACTCCAACACCGGCTACACCTACCCCGAAGTGCAATATGTTTACGACAAGTACATCCAAAACCCCGGTTTTTGGAGCAACTATCGCGGCATCACCTTTGGTGTGTCGTTCAACTTTTAG
- a CDS encoding MotA/TolQ/ExbB proton channel family protein has protein sequence MRKSFSKVLPLIVLMSMLLVGLAYAQTDTTAAATTDTSIAAAVTEPAAETAPVEEKSSGLKGVAEFLFGRSLVKQFLDGGWAMWPILFVFIYGLAYAIWKFISLMYAKINLNDFLNKILPLIKDKKIKEATELAKKTRGPVAAVVYAGLLKADRGVDAVEKSMENAAMIEMSYLEKGFVEMTSTITLAPMLGFLGTVAGMVVAFDAIAKARSVDATIVAEGIKIALITTQYGLIAAIPIQLLYNIFTTMVDGLVIDMQRASEKVTEALIES, from the coding sequence ATGAGAAAGAGCTTCTCTAAAGTATTACCGCTGATCGTGCTGATGAGCATGCTGCTCGTTGGCTTGGCCTACGCGCAAACAGATACAACAGCCGCCGCGACCACCGATACCAGCATAGCCGCAGCGGTCACTGAACCTGCAGCCGAAACCGCCCCGGTCGAAGAGAAATCCTCCGGCCTCAAAGGCGTTGCCGAATTCCTGTTCGGCCGCTCCCTGGTGAAGCAGTTTCTGGACGGCGGCTGGGCCATGTGGCCGATCCTGTTCGTGTTCATCTATGGCCTGGCCTACGCCATCTGGAAATTCATCTCCCTGATGTATGCCAAGATCAACCTCAACGACTTCCTGAACAAGATCCTGCCCCTCATTAAGGATAAAAAGATCAAAGAAGCCACCGAACTTGCCAAGAAGACCCGCGGCCCAGTGGCGGCAGTGGTCTATGCCGGTTTGCTCAAGGCTGACCGGGGCGTGGACGCCGTGGAAAAAAGCATGGAAAACGCGGCCATGATCGAGATGTCCTACCTTGAAAAAGGTTTTGTGGAAATGACCTCGACCATCACTCTCGCCCCCATGTTGGGATTTTTGGGTACGGTTGCCGGTATGGTGGTCGCTTTCGACGCCATCGCCAAAGCCCGTTCTGTGGATGCCACGATCGTGGCGGAAGGTATCAAGATCGCCCTCATCACCACTCAGTATGGTTTGATCGCAGCCATCCCGATCCAGTTGTTGTACAATATCTTTACCACCATGGTGGACGGCTTGGTCATCGACATGCAAAGAGCCTCAGAGAAGGTCACAGAAGCCCTCATCGAGTCTTGA
- a CDS encoding biopolymer transporter ExbD, with amino-acid sequence MKVTRKRKRKADIPTASTGDIAFLLIVFFMSTTKFDVKEGVKVQLNKAVTQEQQQTTQIQLTDKEMTRLEIMENGYLKVNEAEPRAYNDDDLDKLILTKIEEREALNRTLTDPELKSTKMLFLVKTNPEAKYSEMVRLVDHLVTYRDRATISISTAI; translated from the coding sequence ATGAAAGTTACCCGCAAGAGAAAGCGCAAGGCCGATATTCCGACCGCGTCCACCGGCGATATCGCTTTCCTGCTGATCGTCTTCTTCATGTCGACCACCAAGTTCGACGTCAAGGAAGGCGTAAAAGTTCAGTTGAACAAAGCCGTAACCCAGGAACAGCAGCAAACCACCCAGATCCAGCTTACGGACAAGGAAATGACCCGGCTCGAGATCATGGAAAACGGTTATCTGAAAGTTAATGAAGCAGAGCCGCGCGCCTACAATGACGACGACCTGGACAAGCTGATCCTGACCAAGATCGAAGAAAGGGAAGCGCTGAACCGCACCCTTACCGATCCCGAGCTTAAATCCACGAAGATGCTGTTTCTGGTAAAAACCAACCCTGAAGCCAAATACAGCGAGATGGTGAGGCTGGTGGACCACCTGGTCACTTACCGTGACCGGGCCACCATATCCATCTCGACAGCGATATAG
- a CDS encoding biopolymer transporter ExbD: protein MAKIMTKKKADVNIPTASTGDIAFLLLLFFMVSTVFVQERVFWVQRERFPMASENIERVSRNESATIYITQKEEILIDDFPRSVDDDSIVDTMKAKAREIPTLQVCFRTDKDTRYQAVRDVMMRLQDADTRNVVFETQRKL from the coding sequence ATGGCCAAGATAATGACGAAAAAAAAGGCGGATGTGAACATCCCAACCGCCTCAACCGGTGACATTGCCTTCCTGCTTTTGCTCTTCTTCATGGTTTCCACGGTCTTCGTTCAGGAGCGTGTTTTCTGGGTGCAGAGGGAACGTTTCCCGATGGCTTCTGAAAACATCGAAAGAGTCTCCCGCAACGAGTCCGCGACGATCTACATCACGCAGAAAGAAGAAATCCTGATCGACGACTTTCCCCGTTCGGTGGACGATGATTCGATCGTCGACACCATGAAGGCCAAAGCCCGGGAAATCCCCACCCTGCAGGTTTGCTTCAGAACGGACAAAGACACCCGCTATCAGGCTGTGCGCGATGTAATGATGCGCCTGCAGGACGCGGACACGCGCAACGTGGTCTTTGAAACCCAAAGAAAGCTCTAA
- a CDS encoding TonB family protein: protein MALRSYDWKDHANAQFSKALALAITLMLFAFLVTPRMESQHSKEETAMAEMAEAPPDQREKEEDVQEQEIEIDIPVFSEELATEDTPELAEQRAQALQIFGNYQATTSSSLQASDDELPPGFEPYEDAPVPIGGINPVYPDFAKRAGVQGTVVLEVEVYKDGRVGNVEVQRSVQSGPGGLDEAAIAAVKAARFQPGKMNGNPVNTLVILPLEFRIN from the coding sequence ATGGCACTCAGATCATATGACTGGAAAGACCACGCCAACGCCCAATTCAGCAAGGCGCTGGCCCTGGCCATAACCCTCATGCTTTTTGCCTTCCTGGTGACACCCAGGATGGAATCGCAACATAGCAAAGAAGAAACCGCCATGGCCGAAATGGCCGAAGCGCCACCTGACCAGCGTGAAAAGGAAGAAGACGTGCAGGAGCAGGAGATCGAGATCGACATCCCGGTGTTCAGCGAAGAGCTGGCCACCGAAGACACTCCCGAGCTTGCGGAACAAAGAGCCCAGGCCTTGCAGATCTTCGGAAACTACCAAGCCACGACCAGCAGCTCGCTGCAGGCCAGTGATGACGAACTGCCTCCGGGCTTCGAGCCCTATGAAGACGCTCCCGTTCCCATCGGCGGCATCAACCCTGTCTATCCGGACTTCGCCAAGCGGGCCGGGGTGCAGGGCACCGTGGTGCTGGAAGTGGAGGTTTACAAAGACGGCCGGGTGGGCAACGTGGAGGTTCAGAGATCAGTTCAGTCCGGTCCCGGGGGTTTGGATGAAGCGGCGATCGCCGCCGTCAAGGCCGCCCGGTTCCAGCCCGGCAAGATGAACGGCAACCCTGTGAACACACTGGTTATCCTACCTCTTGAATTCAGAATAAATTAA
- a CDS encoding PorV/PorQ family protein: MKKHTILIVALALMLLPGLISAKPFGKVGTAALQFLKLGVDARAIGMGEAFTAVTDDVSSVYWNPAGLAPAFENQVLASHTNWPAGIMHDFVAGTYTNGPSTFAAYGSVLHMDNMDITDEETFGPTGEQFTNSSMAFGLNYAQQFTNKFSAGIGVKYLRENLYTFSVNSYAFDVGSIYNTGYRNIKIGMALRNFGPDIRYLVDDDEDGANDEDPFDLFDNDGDGLIDEDGQELDSKIPMSFSLGICGDIMRTETSHWIVSAQLDNVIDRMETWNLGTEYKMGNLYLRGGYQLNYDTNGFSAGVGYQIPTRFAIINIDYAYTDMGALAETFLKSAHRLSIKFRY, encoded by the coding sequence GTGAAAAAACATACCATACTGATCGTCGCTCTGGCTCTGATGCTGTTGCCTGGCCTTATTTCCGCCAAGCCTTTCGGCAAGGTGGGAACCGCGGCCTTGCAATTCCTCAAACTGGGCGTGGACGCCCGCGCCATCGGCATGGGCGAAGCCTTCACCGCGGTTACAGACGACGTTTCCTCTGTTTACTGGAACCCCGCCGGGCTTGCCCCCGCCTTCGAAAATCAGGTTCTGGCCTCTCACACGAACTGGCCCGCCGGCATCATGCACGATTTCGTGGCCGGCACCTATACCAACGGCCCCTCCACCTTCGCGGCCTACGGATCCGTGCTGCACATGGACAACATGGACATCACCGATGAGGAGACCTTCGGGCCCACCGGCGAGCAATTCACCAACAGCAGCATGGCCTTTGGCCTCAACTACGCGCAGCAGTTCACCAACAAGTTTTCCGCCGGCATCGGTGTGAAATACCTGCGGGAAAACCTCTACACCTTCTCCGTGAACAGCTACGCCTTCGACGTCGGCTCCATCTACAACACCGGCTACAGAAACATCAAGATCGGCATGGCCCTGCGCAATTTCGGGCCCGACATCCGCTATCTGGTGGATGACGATGAAGACGGCGCCAACGATGAAGATCCCTTCGACCTCTTCGACAACGACGGCGACGGCCTGATCGACGAAGACGGGCAGGAACTCGATTCCAAGATACCCATGAGTTTCTCCCTGGGCATCTGCGGCGACATCATGCGCACCGAAACCTCCCACTGGATAGTTTCGGCCCAGCTCGACAACGTGATCGACCGCATGGAAACCTGGAACCTTGGCACGGAATACAAGATGGGCAACCTCTATCTCCGTGGCGGCTACCAACTAAACTACGATACCAACGGCTTCAGCGCCGGGGTCGGTTACCAGATCCCCACCCGCTTTGCCATCATCAATATCGACTATGCCTATACGGACATGGGCGCGCTGGCAGAAACATTCCTCAAAAGCGCCCACCGCCTGTCGATCAAATTCCGCTATTAA